A DNA window from Longimicrobiaceae bacterium contains the following coding sequences:
- a CDS encoding PilT/PilU family type 4a pilus ATPase produces MTTSTTQPAAAPTGVNLRALLEEMIERGASDLHVTAGERPKLRVDGNITDSGTNHILTPKDTLQLTYSILTENQKKRFETEDELDFSFGIQNLARFRGNVYRQRGCVALAVRQIPFKIQTFEELRLPPIVQKLAEKPRGLVLVTGPTGSGKSTTLAAMLDKINKERRGHILTIEDPIEFIHRHQGCMVNQREVGADTRSFGAALKYALRQDPDVILVGEMRDLETIQAALTIAETGHLCLATLHTNSAAETINRVIDVFPAHQQSQIRAQLAFVLEGVLTQQLLPKARGRGRSMAAEIMVCTPAIRACIRDDKVHQIYSIMQAGKKHGMQTLNDALYQLYMQREVTLEECLKHSSDQAEFLRAVGEPVPA; encoded by the coding sequence ATGACCACCAGCACCACCCAGCCCGCGGCCGCCCCCACGGGCGTGAACCTGCGCGCGCTGCTCGAGGAGATGATCGAGCGCGGCGCCTCGGACCTGCACGTGACCGCGGGCGAGCGCCCCAAGCTGCGCGTGGACGGCAACATCACCGACAGCGGCACCAACCACATCCTGACGCCCAAGGACACGCTCCAGCTCACCTACTCGATCCTCACCGAGAACCAGAAGAAGCGGTTCGAGACCGAGGACGAGCTGGACTTCTCGTTCGGCATCCAGAACCTGGCGCGCTTCCGCGGCAACGTGTACCGCCAGCGCGGCTGCGTGGCGCTGGCGGTGCGGCAGATCCCGTTCAAGATCCAGACGTTCGAGGAGCTGCGCCTTCCCCCCATCGTGCAGAAGCTGGCCGAGAAGCCGCGCGGCCTCGTCCTCGTGACCGGCCCCACGGGCTCGGGGAAGAGCACGACGCTGGCGGCGATGCTGGACAAGATCAACAAGGAGCGGCGCGGCCACATCCTCACCATCGAGGACCCCATCGAGTTCATCCACCGCCACCAGGGGTGCATGGTGAACCAGCGCGAGGTGGGGGCCGACACGCGCAGCTTCGGGGCGGCGCTCAAGTACGCGCTGCGGCAGGACCCCGACGTGATCCTGGTGGGCGAGATGCGCGACCTGGAGACGATCCAGGCCGCCCTCACTATCGCCGAGACGGGCCACCTGTGCCTGGCCACGCTGCACACGAACAGCGCGGCCGAGACCATCAACCGCGTGATCGACGTCTTCCCCGCGCACCAGCAGTCGCAGATCCGCGCGCAGCTGGCATTCGTGCTGGAGGGCGTGCTCACGCAGCAGCTGCTGCCCAAGGCGCGCGGCCGCGGCCGCAGCATGGCGGCCGAGATCATGGTGTGCACGCCGGCCATCCGCGCCTGCATCCGCGACGACAAGGTGCACCAGATCTACTCCATCATGCAGGCCGGCAAGAAGCACGGCATGCAGACGCTGAACGACGCGCTGTACCAGCTGTACATGCAGCGCGAGGTGACCCTGGAGGAGTGCCTGAAGCACTCGTCCGACCAGGCCGAGTTCCTCCGCGCCGTCGGAGAGCCGGTTCCCGCGTAA
- a CDS encoding type II secretion system F family protein: MPVFNYSARSATGELTTGEIDLPTQDEVIGWLRRQRLMPVRVKAKPKDLKFQIGTGIKTRDVVIFTRQFATMINSGLPLVQSLTILAEQTENKPFQAVISQVLQDIQSGQTLADSMGKHPKVFTDLYVNMVAAGEAGGILDTILLRLAVFLEKNDALMRKIKGAMTYPGVMLAVVIIATTVLLWKVVPVFAGIFTDAGLELPMPTRVVLAASSFLQSYILFMFIGVGIALYLLKRYYGTENGQLVIDRLMLKMPVLGDLLRKSAVSRFTRTLGTLVSSGVSILEGLQITARTSGNRVIHDAVMASRASIAGGATISEPLKASGVFPPMVVQMINVGEQTGGLDEMLSKIADFYDDEVDTAVTALTSVLEPIMIVVMGVVIGGMVVAMYLPMFDLMKAAQAQG, translated from the coding sequence ATGCCCGTCTTCAACTACAGCGCCCGGTCGGCCACGGGCGAGCTGACCACCGGCGAGATCGACCTGCCCACGCAGGACGAGGTCATCGGGTGGCTGCGCCGCCAGCGCCTGATGCCGGTGCGGGTCAAGGCCAAGCCCAAGGACCTGAAGTTCCAGATCGGCACGGGGATCAAGACGCGCGACGTGGTGATCTTCACCCGCCAGTTCGCGACGATGATCAACTCCGGCCTGCCGCTGGTGCAGAGCCTCACCATCCTGGCCGAGCAGACCGAGAACAAGCCCTTCCAGGCCGTGATCTCGCAGGTGCTCCAGGACATCCAGAGCGGCCAGACGCTGGCCGACTCCATGGGCAAGCACCCCAAGGTGTTCACCGACCTGTACGTGAACATGGTGGCGGCGGGCGAGGCGGGCGGCATCCTGGACACCATCCTGCTGCGCCTGGCGGTGTTCCTGGAGAAGAACGACGCCCTGATGCGCAAGATCAAGGGCGCCATGACCTACCCCGGCGTGATGCTGGCGGTGGTGATCATCGCCACCACGGTGCTGCTGTGGAAGGTGGTGCCCGTGTTCGCCGGCATCTTCACCGACGCCGGCCTGGAGCTGCCCATGCCCACCCGCGTGGTGCTGGCGGCCAGCAGCTTCCTGCAGAGCTACATCCTGTTCATGTTCATCGGCGTCGGCATCGCGCTCTACCTGCTGAAGCGGTACTACGGCACCGAGAACGGGCAGCTGGTGATCGACCGGCTGATGCTGAAGATGCCGGTGCTGGGCGACCTGCTCCGCAAGTCGGCCGTGTCGCGCTTCACGCGCACGCTGGGCACGCTGGTCTCGTCGGGCGTGAGCATCCTGGAGGGCCTGCAGATCACGGCGCGCACGTCTGGCAACCGCGTGATCCACGACGCGGTCATGGCGAGCCGCGCCTCCATCGCCGGGGGCGCCACCATCAGCGAGCCGCTCAAGGCCTCGGGCGTCTTCCCGCCCATGGTGGTGCAGATGATCAACGTGGGCGAGCAGACGGGCGGCCTGGACGAGATGCTGAGCAAGATCGCCGACTTCTACGACGACGAGGTCGACACGGCCGTGACGGCGCTGACCTCGGTGCTGGAGCCCATCATGATCGTGGTCATGGGCGTGGTGATCGGCGGCATGGTCGTCGCCATGTACCTCCCCATGTTCGACCTGATGAAGGCGGCGCAGGCGCAGGGGTAG